The Solanum dulcamara chromosome 6, daSolDulc1.2, whole genome shotgun sequence genome contains the following window.
CagaaaatatataaattcttCCAAGTCTTTGAGTTTAAACTGATGGTGTAACATCTCTCTTGCCATTTTAATCAGTGTCTTATTATCCCCAGTAATGAGTAAATCATCAACATAGATCAAAATGAGGATTATCCCCTCTAGCTTCTTCAAAATGAACGAGGAGTAATCATGGAAACTTTGAGTGAAGCCTGCTACCAATAGTGTATGGTAAGCTTAATATTCCATTGTCTAGAGGCTTGCTTAAGGTCATACAAGGACTTAAGCAACTTACATACTTTGTTGGAGCCCTGATTACTGAATCCTTCTGGCATTGTCATATAGACCTCTTCATCTAAATTACCTTGGAGGAAAGCATTGTACATATCCATTTGGTATAAACCCCATTCTCTTGATGCAGCTAAGAAAATAACACATCTGACTATGACCATTTTTGCAACAGGTGAAAAAGTGTCATGATAGTCTAACCCCTCTTGTTGACTGTAACCTTTGACAACCAGTTGTTCTTTGAATCTTTCTACCTCACCATTTGCTTGGTATTTGATCTTAAATACCCATTTTGAACCAATGGTGTATTTTTCTTGCGGCAAAACAACCACCATCCAGGTCTTGTTATCTTCAAGTGCCTTAATTTCCAGCTTCATAGCTTGGATCCATCTATCATCTTTAGCATCTTCTTTGAAGGTTTTTGTGTTCACCAATGCAGAAAACTTTGCCAAATAACTGTGGTAATGTGAAGTAATGTGATTGTATGAAAGATAATTGGCTAATGGATATTTGCTACCTTGACCTTTTTTAGAATACACCTTTCATCCATATAGGTGGTCTAGTAAGTCTGGAAGTTTTCTAGATGAGGCCTCAGGTGGTGGTCTGTCAACACTAGAATGAACTGTTTCAACCTCCTCACTACTAGGATGTACAGCAACATGTAGAGTCATTTTTGATAATGATTCTGGTGGAGTCTCACCAACTGCACTATCCCGAGGTGAAATTACAGGAAGTGATATATGTAGAGGCTCAAGTTCATCATAACAACCAGTATTCAAGTCAACTTGTGGCTCTTGATCTGTCTATGAAtatgcaaataaaaaaatatgttcttGGAAGCTAACAtctctattaatgaaaaatctttTGGTCTCCATATCCATCAATAGATTGCCTTTCTGTATGGTGGAATAACCCATCAAAATAGCAGGTTTGGCTCTTTCAGAGAACTTATCACCTCTAGGGAGCACTGAAGCATAACAAAAGCATCCAATTactctcaagtaacttagatttGGGAACTTGGAGAATAACATTTCATAGGGACTCTTCCCATGAATTGCTGAGGAAGGTAATTTATTCATCAAGTAAACTGCAGCATTGATATAAATACCCCAATATCTGATAGGCATGGAAGCTTGAAATCTGATGACTCTAGCTATATTTAGGATTTGTCTATGTTTCCTCTTCACTACACCATTCTGTTGTGGTGTATGAGAACAATTACTCTGATGTATTATGCCTAAggataaaaataattctttgCACTGAGAATTAAAAAACTCTGACCCATTATCCGATCTTACAGTTTTTATGGTGAGACCAAATTGTGTCTTAATCATTAGGAAGAAGGTTTTGAGTGCTACAATAATTTCAGATTTAAGCTGTAGTAAATGCACCAAAGTATATTTGCTATAATCATCTATAATTGTCAAGAAATAGTATTTATTATCAAAGGTAGAAGTTTTATATGGTCCCTAAAGATCCATATATACAATATCAAAGGACATAGATGCTCTAGATTCACTAGTAGGAAATGGTAGTCTAGCTTGTTTAGCTAATGGGCAAATTGAACAACTGTTTAGGGACTCTACATTTTTGCTACTATGCGACAAATGTAAACATTTCAAGGCACAAGATGAAGGATGGCCTAGCCTTCTGTGCCATAAATCACAATCCTGCATGGAACTCCAGCAGCTATTTTCTGATGGTTCTGAACTTTACCTCATTTCCTTATTCTACATTCATTTGTGAGGATGTATAAACTTCCTTCTTCTTTATCAATTCCCTTCACCATGCCACTGTAAAGATCCTGAAATACACATAaatcaagataaaataaaataaaataagataactGTCTTGTGATTTTGGAGACTGACAACAGGTTGAGTTTGAAGTCTGGAACAAACAACACTTCTTTCACAGTTTTATTGTCAAACAAACATGCATCTCCAATGTGAGATATCTCAACTTTATCTCATATTAGTAAATTCACCTGATCTCTTTAGGACTTATCGATACACTTATTGTTTGTCAACAAGTTTCTATCTGGTGTTATATGATGAGATGCACCAGATTCTACTATTCAATTCTCTGAAAAAATATTGAATGATAAACAAGTAGCCATACATGTCATATTGACCTGTTTCATCTCCTTAGTATCTTTATTCAACAAGTCCATTATCTGCTTATATTCTCTATCAGTGAATCGATGTGCTTTGGCAACAAAGGCATTGTTCACTTCATGACTTGTTGAGGCTATCTGACTCTGATCCAATTAATCTCTAACAGTGTTGTTAGCTAAGTGTTGTCCATTGTGAGAATTATTACCTCCAAGATTACCAATACTTTGATTGTTATGCCCTCCAAATGCAAGAAATCCAGATTGATTCttaaagttattattattataatcagACTTCTTTCTATGTTTCCAATCAACAGGGTATCCAATTAGTTTGTAACAATTCTACTTAGTGTGACTAGTAAAGTTACAGTACTCACATTTTCTGCCTTTATAGTTTTGATTTCCAGAACTATACCCTTGACTTTTGTGAACTTGTATGGCAATAGGATCAGATTTTTCACTCACAGTAACTACACAAGATGAATGTTGGATTTCATCTTCTATTATCATAGCATATACTTGATTTATAGTTGGAGTGATGTCTTTCAATAAGATCTGCTTACATAATTACTCATATGATTCGTTTAGCCCACTCAGAAACTGAATTAACCTCAACTGATACAGATGATCTAAATACTATTTAGATTTAGGACACGCACAACTTGGTGAAGGTACTAAAGCATCAAATTCTCCcacaaattcttcaatttagTGAAATAAGTCAAAACAGAATCAGTACCTTGTGAAAGTGTGTTTTTCTTCCTATGCAGCTGATAGATCCTCATTCGATTCACTTTGTCAAAGCGCTCCTTTAAATCTTCCCAAACTATGTAAGCACTTGTGGAATATACAATTCCACTTAGAAGTTCTTCACTAACTGTACTCATTAGCCATGATAGAACAATGGCATTACAAGTCTTCCATTGTTCATGTAATTCATCATTATACAAGTTTTTGCTACATGCTCCAGTCACAAAGCCATACTTTCTTTTCCTCAAAAATGAAATTCTCATAGATCTACTCCATATTCCATAATTCTCAGATCCCTTCAGCTTGATAGGAATCAACATAGCTCATGATGCATCTGATGGTCCTATGTAAAGATGATCATTCTGATCTATTTTGAAAGTAGTCATTGTTGTCTTCTTCAACTCAAGTTTTCTTCTCTATTACCATCTAAGcttgctttgataccatgtgaAAACTAAGTGAATGATCTCAATCATCCATTAATGaatcaaagaaagaaaattgaaaCTCAGAGAGAAGGGAGAAAGAAAAACTcagaaaggagaaaagaaatGGTTTATTGATCTCAATCATAGAATGTACAGcttgttgatatatatatacatatacacttGAACTTCTTCTAACTAATTCTAATTGACAGCTCATTATTGATAGTTATGTAACTAACTATTTAATTTAACTAACTGGATGCACACGCACATCTCACACACTTTGAAATGTACAGCTAACTAACTATCTGACACATTGATAACTAACTAACAGAAACTGAGAAAATGGTTTAAACTCAGATTGTGCATTGTTGTTATATGCACATTGCAATAGTTATCTTCACACATATTTAAAAGAGTcgacataaataaaattaaagatattgATGTCTTGGTTATAAGCTTGAAAATTACATTAAGTAGAATTTTACAAGCGAGCTAAAAGTAGTCACCTCGTATCATTTTGAAGTAATTTCACTCCCTAGTCTATTTGTACGATGTTATTTAAAACGcaattacattttaaaaaaaaaatataattgtagTTTGTTAAGAgcttttaatattaaaatcattGTTATTACAATTTTGAAGAAGTGaatcttaaattttaaatatgaaaattgagTATAAGTTAAGGAGTGAAGATTGCTtcagaaaagtagtttcaattTTTGGCATACATTTTGGAACTTCAAACATTGGGTCTTGACAAACCAAACTATAGTCACGATTGTTCGAAAATTTGGCCTTGACAAGTCAAACATGATATATGAATATTTACTACTTTGATCTCGTATTTCTAAAGTTAGTTCCGGattaaatttagaaaaattttCATAAACAACAAATATTAGGCCTTAAATAGGATCCTTTAGCTACAGTTTCACGAATTATAATTTTCAGCTACACTTTGATTTGCTATGCATTGTATCATTGTATTTTTTTGCGGGTTCgaaggaaaaaaatacaaatacaaactAACTAATTGCTTGAAAAAGGGAACAAACCTTTTCTATTATAGTAAATTAGCTAAAATCACTCCCTAAAAATCTTTCTGTTTCAAATTGGACTCTTAAGTAGCTGTTACAAAATCGAATACAAAATTGAAGATCCAATCAAATTCGACTATAAAAtgcaaaatcaataaaatttattatgttCTTCATCAATTATGTCATActcatttaaatttgaatacaaaaaatattgtatttgtattgaGTTGACAATAACcattgtattatatttttattcaattataTCTGATTTgtatcattgataataattattgtatttatattaaattaattacatCAGATTTGTATTCATTTTTTTGACAGTAATCATTATATTTGTTTATAAGTTGACAACAActattatatttgtatataagtTGACAAAAACtaattgtatttgtatttagTTATATCATATTTGTATCTGTGATAGTATTCATCTTTTTCACAATAGTCATTATATTGTATTCACTAGACAATAACCattgtatttgtatttaatTAACAATAGTCATTGTATTTATATTCAGATGTATTGGATCTGTAACTATACTTGTATCAATTATAAAAACAAATGATACAATCAACtacaaatataaatacaaaagaATGAAAACACACAAATGATGGTGcgtatacaaatacaaaaatgtATAtggattggaaaaaaaatacaaatccaACCctaaaaatttgagaaattatctcaaaaaagaagaagataattcTACTTAAATTGACGGAATaatctgaaaaataaagatacataaaagatcaaaaatatacaaaataaaactaaaaattacgaaaaaatctgaaaaaatacATAGTTACCTGCTTCAACGAGACTCTGATCGAAGATCTTTTGGAGGATTTTCCGTTttgagaagaaaaaggagaaaatatcTATAATGGAAGAAAATCGGGTGGAATATGGAGAGACACGGATGAATCAAAAAAGAGAGGGCGGATTTGAGGAGAGAGGGTGTAGGAATATGGAGAGACACAGATGAAttagaagagagagagagagtggggttGAGAAGAGAGAGTGTAGTTGATGGGGAGAGAAAATAGAATGTATTTTAGGATTGTAATTAAAACCAAATATTTTGCTATAAAAATAAGGGAAAATTACACCTAATAGAccaattgtgaaactatttatccAAATTGAACTCAGTTCAAACTATTTACCCTTAATAGACTCATGACCCAAAATATTTATCCTCTTACCTCActttttttcatttgatttcGCGCATGACGTTATACTGACATCAGCATATTCCACCCGATGGTATCAAATAGTTTCGCTGAAGCAAtatctcttccttcttgataccattagagtatatatatactctcatggtatcaaacgTGTATTTATATCAGTGTCCCTTCCTTtgttcctctttgataccattagaatatattatactttgatggtatcaagcaaTTTATCAAACAATTTCTTCTtaataccatcaaagtatatttaTACTCCaatggtatcaagaaggaagaAACAGTGCTTCAGCGAAactaatatactctgatggtatcaaatacgcgaaatagttaaaaataagggATATGAAAGTAATGAAATATTCAAAGATAAATAGTTTCTtttttggggtataacaataattatccctAAAAACAACATATAGTTTTGTTtgcaatattttaaaactataattattatacataaataagtttgataattttatctagttccataatttttccttaaatttataTACTGCAATTATGATTTAAATGGTAATCCCaaaattttaaggaaaaattacttgattgagtgctttttaaaaattaattactgattttaacaatattttttatttattaccatttatagcaatatatagcaatattatgataaatctacacttgtattaaaagtgaattatgcatacaatataaatgtattataagtgttttaaaatatatattatgtttgtgtagtaagaaactaacataatgtattataagtctattaaaatatgtgataaatgtattatccatctataaaacttgtattatatatgttttataaatagttctctgcaatatgtattaaaactgtattataaatgtattatgaGTGTtcagtaaaattatttttttattgctataaatggtaaatattttcttaatattgtatatttatgtaagttaaattacttgattgagtgctttttaaaaattaattactgattttagcgatattttttatttattaccatttatagcaatatatagcaatactatgataaatctacacttgtattaaaagtgaattatgcatacaatataaatatattataagtgttttaaaatatatattatgtttgtgtagtaaaaactaacataatgtattataaatttattaaagtatgtgataaatatattatccatctataaaacttgtattatatatgttttataaatagttttctacaatatgtattaaaactgtattataaatatattataagtgttcagtaatttttttttttattgctatatatttatgtaagtttctgCGTCcactttgctcatttttgtaCGTGATTGGGGTCTCACGGCCCAAAGGTACCAAAAGGATACCgaattttggcccaaacctcaGCCCGCCAAGATTAGTTTGACTTGAACTCAGTTAATGGCATTTTAAGCCCATTTGAATTGAACGATCTGCAGTCACAGTCGGTTCGACTAACTCCTCACGGTGGTTCTCCTCCGGTGATACCACCGGTAAGTTCTCTTCACTCTCTCTATCCGACTTTCTCTCTCTTAGTGATTATTTCTACATCGCTGAGAAAAAAGCCTAATTTGCGACACTTTTTACTGGTAGATTACAATGTAGGTTATTTCAATCTGTTCGTGCATGAAAAGAGCCTTAATTCGAATATTTGTTAATTTTTTCTGAATTATCCTAAAAAATGGAAATTGTTGATATTTTCTGTAGTAAAAACTAATAATAGTCTTATTGTTGATGCTTGGATTGAAGCATAGTTGATTGAACGATTGAACATATTTCAATCTTTTACTGTTTAAGTGTAATTgttgaaataaattattttaaattcaacCGTAAATTGATCGTCACTTGAGATTCAGCACTACTTTGCTACTCTGTCTGTCTGGTTTTCATGGTCTTAGTTTGACCCTGCACTATTATTAAGAACACAgctgaaaatatgatttttttaatactCCTAATTATGAAGAAAATAGGTTTCATATTGGATTTTGAGCTTCTGAAGAATTTAATGAAAAACTGCATTACAAGGAGTAAAAAGAGAGATGTACTTTCTTCTATTCTTGTACTTGAAGAGAATTATACCATTTCATAATCTTTTATGGTACATAAAAAGTAATACAATGATAATAACTATGCCTCAAGCCCATACTAGTTTCCATCAAAAGTTGACTAGTTTTAAGCTGGTCGCCAAACTATCTAAAACGCACTTTTTATACTGAACCGGAAATATGAGCCTACATAGGATACAAAGGTTACACAAGTAGAGTTCCCCATTAGAAAACAAatagaaagggaaaaaaaaccCAGTCTCTAATTTCATCTACTATTGGTCATTATTCATAAGAGAGTGAGCTATACTAAGTTAATTAATGACTATTTTGTCAACACTTATCTATTTGTTTATGCTGTATCTGATGTTAATCTTGGAACTCTTAGAAGAGAGAAAGATGATCTGTACTGTAACTTACGGAGTTTTTCTATGTCTATGATTGAAGCCAACCTTAATTTGAAGAGAGCTCTGGTTGGATGGTTGATTCATCAGTAGCTATTGAGAATCATCTATTAAGTAAATAATAGAAACATCAACAAGGAGCTGTGTCTTGGATGATACTATGGGTTAATTCCTACGGAAACATTGAAGGGATAGAAAGAAAATAGTGTTGAAACAAATGAGCCCGTCGGAGAAAGAAATTTGTATAAAATGTGATAAAGGTGGAGAAGTGTTGGTTTGTGCTGATAGTTGTTGTCCTATAGCAGTTCATGTAAGGTGCATGGGTTGTCCAGCTAGATTTGATGATTTAGGAAAATTCTATTGCCCCTATTGTCTGTATAGGCAATCAATTGCAAAATTTCATCAAGCAAAGGAGCATGTTTTGTCAAAAAAACAAGCTCTGCATAATttcatagataaggaaatgatagACAACGTCAGAGAGGTGCCATTAATAGTAAGCAAATCAACACGTGAAAGGGCTGATGAGCCATTACCAGAAAAGAACAGTGATGTTCCAGAAAGCAATTGTGATCAACAAATGATGGTTGGGCAGCAAATACATTCAGGCCCAGGTGTTAAGAGTGGTAGTAAACCTAGTGTTCGTACATCTTCTAAAGCAACATCATTGGATTTTGGAGTTTTAGAAGCTGGAAACGGCGTTCAGGTAAATGATCTACAAGAAGTTGGTGAACACCAACTAGAGAAAAGTGTTGAAGATCACCACCAATATGGCCACTTAAGTAACTCTTCTGTTGCTGAAGAGGAAAACATGGGGAATGAACTAGTTCTGGCAGAAACGAAAAGATTCTCCGCTGAAATTGCAGGAGAACAGATGATAGAGGTTGATCAAACTACTGCAACTGTCATGGACACAGATCCTTCGTTGCAGCAGCAGTTGCATGGTAAAAGAAGAGCTGAAACTGGGGATTTGACATGTGGAAAATCCAAGCGTGTTTCAACACAAGGTAAGTGTGGTAAACAGGTTAACAAAGTTAAAGATGTGCATATGCTGACTGACTCTCCAAGAAGGTTAACTAGGTCATCAGCTTCTTTACTTGAGAATGGTAATGCAGCGGGCAAGTTTGTGCAAGTTAAACAGCCTTCCATGTAAGTGATCACTTCAATGAATTTCTTTGAAGTTTGAGCACATTATCCCCTTCATTCTTCAACAACTAatgatttcaactttactttctGCTGCAGGCCAGATATCCTTCCAAATGTGAAACGCAGAAGAGTATTATGGCgtcgtgaagaagaagagatgatTGAGGTACATTTCCCGGAATCTCTACTGTGTAGGTTTGTTTC
Protein-coding sequences here:
- the LOC129893273 gene encoding uncharacterized protein LOC129893273, producing the protein MSPSEKEICIKCDKGGEVLVCADSCCPIAVHVRCMGCPARFDDLGKFYCPYCLYRQSIAKFHQAKEHVLSKKQALHNFIDKEMIDNVREVPLIVSKSTRERADEPLPEKNSDVPESNCDQQMMVGQQIHSGPGVKSGSKPSVRTSSKATSLDFGVLEAGNGVQVNDLQEVGEHQLEKSVEDHHQYGHLSNSSVAEEENMGNELVLAETKRFSAEIAGEQMIEVDQTTATVMDTDPSLQQQLHGKRRAETGDLTCGKSKRVSTQGKCGKQVNKVKDVHMLTDSPRRLTRSSASLLENGNAAGKFVQVKQPSMPDILPNVKRRRVLWRREEEEMIEEGVQKFSPKVNKNIPWRKILEFGHHVFDRTRTPTDLKDKWKQICSKYGGRV